In Tachysurus fulvidraco isolate hzauxx_2018 chromosome 9, HZAU_PFXX_2.0, whole genome shotgun sequence, the sequence AAATTTCTGTGATACATGTTTCTTTCCAAAAtatagcaggaaaaaaaaaacgctaatCTTCATGTTGTTGTTCTTCAGCTATCGGTCCTGACGGGCTTTGCTGCCAGAGCAGAGAGTTTAAGGAGTGGCACGGCTGCCGATCCACAAGGGCCGTGACTAAAGGTCAGATCTCAGCCTCGGATAAGATTAAGGCTGTGTTTCAATCAGCCTTAATGCCTAGCTGTCTAGGTAGTGAACAGTACATGGTGTACACGAGTTGGGATTTCTTTATCGGTCACTGAAAAAAAACGAAAGTATCAAATACTTACGCGTTTCTCTCACGGTGCTATAAGACGTTAACAAACTAGGACATCTCTGTAAAAATGGCCAACTCCGTGATCAGCACCCTGACGACTGATCCaggagctgattgagacacagCCTAAGATTCACTCCATGAGTTTGTAGTATAATGTGAATGCATAGCCGTGCAGTGAGTCTCACTAACAGGAGCTTAACCCTAACATCCAGTCTAAGAACATTTTGATCAAATCTTTTCTCCACCATTTAGGAAAGTACGTTTATGAAGTCTCCTGCCACGACCAGGGCTTGTGCAGGATCGGGTGGTCCACTAGTCAGGCATCGCTGGACTTGGGTATGAACGCAGCCGATCTTTCTGTAGCAAGGTTTTCACACATCAACACTTTCCTGGTATTGTGTAAAAGCCTGTGTTACCGTTCTGATGATATTTCTTATGGGGACCTGTTCAGTACCTCGCTTATTTAATTCAGTCATTAGCCTGAACGCAACATTAATGTGCTTTTAGtactcttatttatttgttttttgtaataataaactgaagaagccaaaaaaaataaaaaatccatcaCTGAGTAAAATGatctgaaaacttttttttttggcaaatgtTTATCATGAGTTGAATCTACAATCAGcagcaatatattttattaacaattaattTTTCTGTTAATTTACTAAAGCGGTAAATAATATTGGTTAAAGGAACCCTGATATAATCATTACCTTTATTAGAGCAGACCATCTAGCAACAATCACCATAGTAACTGCCTAGCAACAATTAGGAATACCATAGTAACCGCCTAGCAACAATTAGGAATACCATAGTAACCGCCTAGCAACGATTAGGAATACCATAGTAACCGCCTAGCAACGATTAGGAATACCATAGTAACCGCCTAGCAACAATTAGGAATACCATAGTAACCGCCTAGCAACAATTAGGAATACCATAGTAACCGCCTAGCAACAATTAGGAATACCATAGTAACCGCCTAGCAACAATTAGGAATACCATAGTAACCGCCTAGCAACAATTAGGAATACCATAGTAACCGCCTAGCAACGATTAGGAATACCATAGTAACCGCCTTGCAACAATTAGGAACACCATAGTATCCGCCTTGCGACAATCAATATTACCATAGTAACCGCCTAGCAACAAGCACAATCACCCAAGTAACTGCCTAGCATCAATAAGGAATACCATGATATTCGTAAAATCAAAATTACCATAGTACCTGCCTAGCAACAATTAGAAATACTGTAGCAACTGCCTAGCAACAATTAGGAATATCACAGTATCCGTACAGCAACAATCAGGAATGCTGTAGCAACTGCCAGCAGCAATCAGGAATGCCATCACGACTCTTAACATTCATCTGTAATAACCACCTATCAACACCCTGTAATATTATAGCAAGCAACTAGCAAAACCCTAACAACCAGCTGTAAGATGTAACAACCATTGCAGTACCATAGCAACAAGTTGAAATGCCATAGCAGCAACCCAGCAACAGTAATATTGTAATAGCAAAAGGGGTTAACATAGCAGTGTGTTGCCAACGGTTGCAACAACCTAGCAACCAACTGTAATAATACAGCAACACCCTCAGGTCTAACTCCACCCATGGACTGTTGTATTGGGGTACCTGAAGCATTTAGATGAATATAATGAGCAGGTTTATCATCCTTCAGACATGTCTACAGAATGAAGAcgcacatttatacacacaggtACCGACAAGTTCGGCTTTGGCTTCGGTGGGACGGGGAAGAAATCCCACAATAAGCAGTTTGATAGTTATGGAGAGGTGAGCTAACAGTTTttgagttattttattttaattgagaGTTTGCTCTATAAATCACTGagttgatttattattattattattattataggagtTCACTATGCACGACACCATCGGCTGTTACATCGACATGGAAAGTGGCCATGTGTCCTTCTCCAAAAATGGTTTGTCTCATATTAACCAGACATCTTAACCAAAATGATGTCACgtcaagatttatttatttattttcatcacaAAAGGTCATGCTTTGTTTAATTTATCTGAAAAGGGAATGATCTGGGCTTGGCCTTCGAGATCCCCCAAAACTTGAAAAATCAGCCGTTCTTTGCTTCCTGTGTGCTTAAGGTAACACAACACATCCCTTTTCAACCCTTTAACGTTCAGTGTATCGTCACTTCATCTTTAAACAGATCAAATTTACACAGGTTTTCCTCTGATGGTAAACGcctcatgttttctttcttagGAAAAGCATGGTTAaatagtttagtgtgtgtgttgatgaaaAATGGctttgtggtttgttttttaatgcacaGAATGCTGAACTGAAGTTTAATTTTGGTGGAGAGCCTTTTAAACATGCCCCCAAAAAAGGGTTCGTTGCTGTGGATCAAGCGCCCGATGGCCATGTGGTCAAAACCACTCAGACTGGTGAGCTACTCAGTATTCATTTACATAGgcaagtgtgtgaatgtgagcaagagagagagtttgtgtgcatGGAAGTGTGTagttgtgagtttgtgtgtatttgtgactgtgtgcgcatggaagtgtgtatttgtgagttttgtgtatgctggagtgtgtgtgtgtgtgtgcatggaagtgtgtatttgtgtgtgtgtgtatgctggagtgtgtatttgtgagtgtgattgtgtgtgtgtgtgtgcgcgcatggaagtgtgtatttgtgagtttgtgtatgctggagtgtgtatttgtgagtgtgtgtgtgtgtgtatgctggagtgtgtatttgtgagtgtgattgtgtgtgtgtgtgtgtgcgcgcatggaagtgtgtatttgtgagtttgtgtatgctggagtgtgtatttgtgagtgtgattgtgtgtgtgtgtgtgtgtgtgtgtgtgtgtgtgggcgcatggaagtgtgtatttgtgagtttgtgtatgcTGGAGTGTGAtttttgtgagtttgtgtatgctggagtgtgtatttgtgagtgtgtgtgcatggaagtgtgtatttgtgagtgtgtgtgtgtgcatggaagtgtgtatttgtgagtgtgtgtgtgtgtgtgcatggaagtgtgtatttgtgagtgtgtgtgtgtgcatggaagtgtgtatttgtgagtgtgtgtgtgtgcatggaagtgtgtatttgtgagtgtgtgtgtgtgcatggaagtgtgtatttgtgagtgtgtgtgtgtgcatggaagtgtgtatttgtgagtgtgtgtgtgtgcatggaagtgtgtatttgtgagtgtgtgtgtgtgcatggaagtgtgtatttgtgagtgtgtgtgtgtgcatggaagtgtgtatttgtgagtgtgtgtgtgtgcatggaagtgtgtatttgtgagtgtgtgtgtgtgcatggaagtgtgtatttgtgagtgtgtgtgtgtgcatggaagtgtgtatttgtgagtgtgtgtgtgtgtgcatggaagtgtgtatttgtgagtgtgtgtgtgtgtgcagaagtgtgagtttgtgtgtatgtggaagtgtgcgtgcctgtgtgtgagcgAGAAAGAGGCTGCATGTGTGAGACTCTCTcttagtgagtgtgtatgtgagagactGTGTTCTGAATGAGGTTTATGGTGAGTTGTGTAGAATTGTTTTggtaagtggtgtgtgtgtgtgtgtgtgtgtgtgtgtgtgtgtgtaggcagtgCCACGGTGAGTCAGGTCAAAACAAGCTCCAACTCCCCTAAAGCGCTTATCCTGGAGCCGTCCAAAGAACTGGCCGAGCAGACCCTCAACAACATCAAGCAGTTTAAGAAACACGTGGACAATCCCAAGCTACAGTGAGCACAGAACAGATCgtacactttagatcagacctGAGACCTTCTGTGTCTGAAGCTCATAGTATTCTCGTTGTTTTCTTACAGAGATCTGCTGATCATCGGAGGTGTGGCGGCCAAAGAGCAGCTCTCCATTCTGGAAAGCGGGGTAAGTGCACTGTCACCATTTCATTCCTTTACTCTGTCGCAGAACTGAAGACAAAATCAAGCAATCTGCAGTATTCATCCTGTACTGGGTGATGTCACAAAATTCAGCTTTGCATTTCAGCAGACACttagggatggatggatggatggatggataaatggatggatggatggatggatggataaatggatggatggatggatggatggacaaatggatggatggatggataaatatatGGACggacggatagatggatggacagacggatggatggatgggcagATAAATATATGGACGGAGGGATGGACAGACGgatggatatatggatggataaatggatggatagattcaGCATTTTATACAAGCAaccagtatctatctatctctctttctctctctctcaggttgaTATAGTGGTCGGCACACCCGGCAGACTCGACGATCTCATATCCACAGGAAAACTCGACCTCTCCCAAGTCCGCTTCCTGGTTCTGGATGAATGTGTACGTAGATCTGCACAAAAGAAAAGTAACATTCTGTACCCTAATCACCTTTTCGCTTTAATTCCCTCCTTCACGTATTGTCTGTTACCAGGATGGACTCCTTTCAGCCGGCTACACCGACTTCATCATGAGGGTCTACAACAAAATCCCCCAGGTCACCTCAGATGGAAAGCGACTGCAggttcctctcctctctcattGTGTATTTGTAGAATCTTAATAAGAAACCAGGACTGGATTGAGGTTTGGGTTTATTCCAGACAGAGCGAGCGGTGGTGAGAAACTTCTGCCTGTGAATGTGCTTTAGGTGATCGTGTGCTCGGCCACCCTGCACTCGTTCGACGTCAAGAAGCTGTCGGAGAAGATCATGCACTTTCCCACGTGGGTGGATCTGAAAGGTGAAGACTCCATACCTGAGACGGTGCATCACGTGGTGGTGCCAGTCAACCCCAAAAAGGACAAGCTCTGGGAAAGACTGGGCAAAAACCACATCCGGGTAACTTTCCGACATCTATTACCTTATCCGCTTTTGAAGACTCGAgccaaataaaattgaatcgaAGAGTCAAATGACTGTTATTTGTTCTTGATACAGACCGACGAAGTGCATACGAAAGACAACACAAGGCCAGGAGCCAACACTCCAggtaaacatttacacaaagaaataaacacagtgagGTCGTGCTGCTAAAAAATACAACATGCTAGTGTGATGCGATCGAACACCAAGCAAGTGTTAGTGTAACAGCATGAGACAGCATGTGATTTATTCCCTCTATATCTcagtgtacttttttttaattaaaagcgACATAATAAGTTTTATTCATCTCTAATCCTAATTAATGTCGTGGAACATTTGCAGAACTAGTCAGTACCCGGTTATGACTATCTGAggctacagtatacagtatatcagcacATCCCATAGAGCTCAATCATACAGAGATCACCGTGGAAACATACGTTATACAATCACCTGTAAAACAGCTCTTAAATAACGCCAGGCCACAGAGACGGCCACTTTAGCCACCTTTGGAGCTCTATTTCTGCTGTGGAGCTCAGTATATTTCAGTCCATACTTTGTTTATTCAATTACACATGTATTTAGTTTTCGACGTAACGAATGTTGATCCTacattacatcatttttttacttttttatccCCCTGTGGTCGCATTGTTTATTAGTACAGGAAGAAACCATTTCAGTCGTAATTTTCGAAGAGAACAAAAACGAATTGAAATTCTGAAGCCAGAAGCGTTACTCGAATCAAATCTGGACCGTCATGTATTATTTCACACGTATTTAACACCATGTGATATTTAACACCGAGTTACGCTATCGTTTCTGATTAGAGATGTGGTCGGAGGCGATCAAAATCCTGAAGGGCGAGTACACGGTCCGTGCAATTAAGGAGCACAAGATGGACCAAGCCATCATCTTCTGCAGGACGAAGATTGACTGCGA encodes:
- the ddx1 gene encoding ATP-dependent RNA helicase DDX1, encoding MAAFEEMGVMPEIAQAVEEMDWLLPTDIQAESIPLILGGGDVLMAAETGSGKTGAFSIPVIQIVFETLKDQQEGKKGRSAVKTGGAVFNKWQMNPYDRSSAFAIGPDGLCCQSREFKEWHGCRSTRAVTKGKYVYEVSCHDQGLCRIGWSTSQASLDLGTDKFGFGFGGTGKKSHNKQFDSYGEEFTMHDTIGCYIDMESGHVSFSKNGNDLGLAFEIPQNLKNQPFFASCVLKNAELKFNFGGEPFKHAPKKGFVAVDQAPDGHVVKTTQTGSATVSQVKTSSNSPKALILEPSKELAEQTLNNIKQFKKHVDNPKLQDLLIIGGVAAKEQLSILESGVDIVVGTPGRLDDLISTGKLDLSQVRFLVLDECDGLLSAGYTDFIMRVYNKIPQVTSDGKRLQVIVCSATLHSFDVKKLSEKIMHFPTWVDLKGEDSIPETVHHVVVPVNPKKDKLWERLGKNHIRTDEVHTKDNTRPGANTPEMWSEAIKILKGEYTVRAIKEHKMDQAIIFCRTKIDCDNMEQYLIAQGGGPEKKGHQFSCVCLHGDRKPNERKYNLEQFKKKEVRFLICTDVAARGIDIHGVPYVINVTLPDEKQNYVHRIGRVGRAERMGLAISLVAMEKEKVWYHVCPNRGRGCYNTRLKDEGGCTIWYNEKELLGDIEDHLKCTITQCEPDIKVPIDEFDGKVTYGQRRAVGGGLCKGHVDILAPTVQELANLEREAQTSFLQLSYLPNQLFKAF